In Candidatus Caldatribacterium sp., one DNA window encodes the following:
- the rnc gene encoding ribonuclease III produces MSAPERDLSELEKRIRYSFRDPEILRTALRHKSALEGKAGACNDRLEWLGDAVVGLFIADYLFQNYDRPRSWLSLMKAKWASEECLAHLARKIGLEKFIELGRGEERNGGREKDSILSSAFEAVVGAIFVDSSSYERTREVLSSIFCGDGGIEFALLSVNYKGLLQRWCLQYCACLPEYELVETGNDSWYQAVVKIQGRVVAKGEGRSKKRAEQEAARRAWERIVGEERHHWGNQDNQCT; encoded by the coding sequence ATGTCTGCACCAGAGAGAGACCTCTCGGAGTTAGAGAAAAGAATTCGGTACTCTTTCCGAGATCCAGAAATTCTTCGAACAGCTCTCCGGCATAAATCAGCCCTGGAGGGCAAGGCCGGGGCCTGTAATGACAGGCTCGAGTGGTTAGGAGATGCTGTTGTGGGTCTTTTCATTGCTGACTACCTCTTCCAGAATTACGACCGGCCCCGGAGCTGGCTCTCCCTCATGAAAGCGAAATGGGCAAGCGAGGAATGTCTTGCCCATCTTGCTCGGAAAATTGGTCTTGAAAAGTTCATTGAACTCGGACGAGGGGAGGAACGCAACGGTGGTCGAGAAAAGGATTCCATTCTCTCGAGTGCTTTTGAAGCAGTGGTCGGAGCAATCTTCGTCGATTCCTCATCGTACGAGCGAACTCGAGAGGTTCTCTCGAGTATTTTCTGCGGTGATGGCGGCATTGAGTTTGCCCTTCTTTCGGTTAACTACAAAGGCCTTTTGCAGCGCTGGTGTCTCCAGTACTGTGCCTGTCTTCCTGAGTATGAGCTTGTCGAAACAGGGAACGACTCCTGGTACCAGGCGGTCGTGAAAATCCAGGGGCGGGTGGTGGCGAAGGGCGAGGGGAGGAGCAAAAAAAGGGCTGAACAAGAAGCGGCACGCCGGGCTTGGGAA